Proteins from one Salinispora arenicola genomic window:
- a CDS encoding LVIVD repeat-containing protein, which translates to MSRSCTPRSRWLVTLSLATTGLLLTSLVAAAPRDARAATTESGAVSTADIPGVDEIRSSPNLKLVVNLPKETPLDATNSDLAFQGRYAFAGNYNGFVIYDISRPAAPTVVSQVLCPGSQNDISVHGDLLFLSTDSPRSDDSCDSTRVPSTETRWEGIKIFDISDKANPRYLKSVQTACGSHTHTLVPGKNRRTMYIYVSSYGPSDTYVGCPPPHDSISIVKVPVHRPTEAAVVATPNLFPDGGFEGVPGQKSATSGCHDITAYPSKNLAAGACMGDGILMDISNREAPRVINRVRDTENFAFWHSATFNNAGTKVVFTDELGGGGGATCNETIGPNRGADAIYDIVGRGKHRTMVFRSYFKIPRENADTENCVAHNGSLIPVFGRDIMVQGWYQGGISVWDFTNSANPREIAYWERGPLDAERLITGGSWSAYWYNGYIYSNDIAKGLDVLKLTDRRTWTANLVRYRELNVQTQSGRFGR; encoded by the coding sequence ATGAGCAGATCCTGCACGCCGCGGTCCCGCTGGCTCGTTACCCTGAGCCTGGCCACGACCGGCCTTCTCCTTACCAGTCTGGTCGCCGCAGCGCCCCGCGATGCCAGGGCGGCCACCACCGAATCGGGCGCCGTCAGCACCGCGGACATCCCCGGGGTTGACGAGATCCGCAGTAGCCCCAACCTGAAACTGGTCGTCAACCTGCCAAAGGAGACGCCACTCGACGCCACGAACAGCGACCTCGCCTTCCAGGGCCGGTACGCCTTCGCCGGCAACTACAACGGCTTCGTCATCTACGACATCTCGCGTCCGGCCGCACCGACCGTCGTCTCGCAGGTGCTCTGCCCGGGCTCGCAGAACGACATCTCTGTCCACGGTGACCTACTGTTCCTCTCCACCGACTCGCCCCGCAGCGACGACTCGTGCGACAGCACCAGGGTGCCGTCGACCGAGACCCGGTGGGAGGGCATCAAGATCTTCGACATCAGTGACAAGGCCAACCCGCGCTACCTGAAGAGCGTGCAGACCGCCTGCGGCTCACACACCCACACGCTGGTGCCGGGCAAGAACCGCAGGACGATGTACATCTACGTCTCGTCGTACGGCCCATCGGACACGTACGTCGGCTGCCCGCCGCCGCACGACTCGATCTCCATCGTCAAGGTGCCGGTGCACCGGCCCACCGAGGCAGCGGTGGTGGCCACACCGAACCTCTTCCCCGACGGCGGCTTCGAGGGCGTGCCGGGGCAGAAGTCGGCGACCAGCGGTTGCCACGACATCACCGCCTACCCGTCGAAGAATCTGGCCGCCGGCGCCTGCATGGGTGACGGCATCCTGATGGACATCTCGAACCGGGAGGCGCCCCGAGTCATCAACAGGGTCCGGGACACAGAGAACTTCGCCTTCTGGCACTCAGCCACCTTCAACAACGCCGGCACCAAGGTGGTCTTCACCGATGAGCTGGGTGGTGGCGGCGGCGCCACCTGCAACGAAACCATCGGCCCCAACCGGGGCGCGGACGCGATCTACGACATCGTCGGTCGCGGTAAACACCGCACAATGGTCTTCCGCAGCTACTTCAAGATCCCTCGGGAGAACGCCGACACCGAGAACTGTGTGGCGCACAATGGCTCGCTGATCCCCGTGTTCGGGCGAGACATCATGGTCCAGGGGTGGTACCAGGGCGGCATCTCGGTGTGGGACTTCACCAACTCGGCCAATCCCCGCGAGATCGCGTACTGGGAACGGGGTCCACTGGACGCGGAGCGCCTCATAACCGGCGGCTCCTGGTCCGCGTACTGGTACAACGGCTACATCTACTCCAACGACATCGCCAAGGGCCTCGACGTCCTGAAACTCACCGACCGGCGCACCTGGACAGCCAACCTCGTCCGCTACCGGGAGCTGAACGTACAGACCCAGTCCGGCCGCTTCGGCCGGTAG
- a CDS encoding serine/threonine-protein kinase: protein MLTSGVVLSGRYRLDERIATGGMGDVWRGADLVLGREVAVKVLLPTLVTDPDFITRFRSEARIMAALRHPGVVQVFDFGADQLPGGDHANYLIMEFVTGEPLSRRIEGAGRLDVAETMSIVEQAARALETVHRRGVVHRDIKPSNLVVQDDGTVVLIDFGVARSTNVTSITNANAVPGTALYMAPEQAAGRPVSGATDIYALGAVAYCCLNGSPPFTGDNPLQVAVAHLDDDPPELPHDIPEAVRALVRRALEKNPASRFGSGAAMATAARAAVSGSSAPTAPAPSVGSATLRTAEPTTLTDAPVVGPYRLARRGPLVGAVAAGLVALAGLATALIILTDAEHTPSGKAPSPVTTAEPVGGGTAPPSPVATTGSAPRSSHRPGGSVDKPSPSPTPSVSVSVTADVSPTPSDQPTSASPDPTTPSPGPTTTGDGATPTPSATTDADPDSET from the coding sequence GTGTTGACATCGGGTGTCGTGCTCAGCGGTCGCTACCGCCTGGACGAACGGATCGCCACCGGCGGTATGGGGGACGTCTGGCGGGGCGCCGATCTGGTCCTGGGCCGGGAGGTCGCGGTCAAGGTGCTGCTGCCGACGCTCGTCACCGACCCCGACTTCATCACCCGGTTCCGGTCCGAGGCACGGATCATGGCGGCGTTGCGGCACCCGGGGGTGGTGCAGGTCTTCGACTTCGGTGCGGACCAGCTTCCCGGGGGCGACCACGCCAACTACCTGATCATGGAGTTCGTCACCGGCGAACCGCTGTCCCGTCGGATCGAGGGCGCTGGCCGACTCGACGTAGCCGAGACGATGTCAATCGTCGAGCAGGCGGCACGAGCGTTGGAGACCGTGCACCGACGCGGCGTCGTACACCGTGACATCAAGCCAAGCAACCTGGTGGTGCAGGACGACGGTACCGTCGTGCTGATCGACTTCGGGGTGGCGCGTTCGACCAACGTCACGAGCATCACCAACGCCAACGCCGTACCCGGAACCGCGCTCTACATGGCACCGGAGCAGGCCGCCGGGCGGCCGGTCTCCGGTGCCACGGACATCTACGCGCTCGGAGCGGTGGCCTACTGCTGCCTCAACGGCAGCCCACCGTTCACCGGTGACAACCCGTTGCAGGTCGCCGTCGCACACCTCGACGACGATCCGCCGGAACTCCCCCACGACATCCCGGAGGCGGTGCGGGCGCTGGTCCGCCGGGCTCTGGAGAAGAATCCCGCGAGCCGGTTCGGTAGCGGGGCCGCGATGGCGACGGCCGCCCGCGCCGCCGTGTCGGGCTCTTCCGCACCGACCGCACCGGCGCCGTCGGTCGGCTCGGCGACCCTGCGCACCGCCGAGCCGACGACGTTGACCGACGCTCCGGTTGTCGGACCGTATCGACTGGCCCGGCGGGGACCGCTGGTGGGAGCTGTCGCCGCCGGGCTGGTGGCGCTCGCCGGGCTGGCCACGGCATTGATCATTCTTACGGATGCCGAGCACACCCCGTCGGGCAAGGCTCCGTCGCCGGTGACGACGGCCGAGCCGGTTGGCGGCGGAACAGCGCCGCCGTCGCCCGTCGCCACCACCGGTTCCGCGCCGCGGAGTTCGCATCGGCCCGGCGGGTCCGTCGACAAGCCCTCGCCGTCGCCGACGCCGTCGGTATCGGTATCGGTGACGGCGGACGTGTCGCCGACTCCGAGCGACCAACCGACCAGTGCGTCGCCCGACCCGACGACGCCGTCGCCCGGGCCGACCACCACGGGCGACGGCGCCACCCCGACGCCATCGGCCACCACCGACGCGGATCCTGACTCCGAGACCTGA
- a CDS encoding nitroreductase family protein encodes MSDYGVSPVEALTRVRGFADAMVRRRTVRDFSARPVPDGVLEHALRAAASAPSGANRQPWRFVVVTDPELKRRLRVAAEAEERVFYEQRAPQEWLSALAPLGTDASKPFLEIAPAVIVVFEVHRGPRSPRPYYVKESVGIAVGLLLAALHQAGLATLTHTPSPMRFLNELLDRPVEERGNLIIPVGYPADGATVPDISRKPLDEVVVWR; translated from the coding sequence ATGTCCGACTACGGCGTGTCGCCCGTGGAGGCGTTGACCCGGGTGCGCGGCTTCGCCGATGCGATGGTCCGGCGCCGTACCGTACGGGACTTCAGTGCAAGGCCTGTCCCGGACGGGGTGCTGGAGCACGCGCTCCGGGCGGCGGCCTCGGCGCCGAGCGGCGCCAACCGGCAGCCGTGGCGGTTCGTCGTGGTCACCGATCCGGAGCTCAAACGTCGGCTGCGTGTCGCCGCGGAGGCCGAGGAGCGGGTGTTCTACGAACAGCGCGCGCCGCAGGAGTGGCTGTCGGCGCTGGCGCCGCTGGGAACGGACGCGAGCAAGCCGTTCCTGGAGATCGCGCCAGCGGTGATCGTGGTCTTCGAGGTCCACCGCGGGCCACGCAGCCCGCGTCCCTACTACGTGAAGGAGTCGGTGGGGATCGCGGTCGGTCTGCTGCTTGCCGCGTTGCACCAGGCTGGCCTCGCCACCCTCACCCACACTCCGAGTCCGATGCGCTTCCTCAACGAGTTGTTGGACCGGCCTGTGGAGGAGCGGGGCAATCTGATCATTCCGGTCGGCTACCCGGCGGATGGGGCGACCGTGCCGGACATTTCCCGCAAGCCGCTCGACGAAGTGGTGGTGTGGCGCTGA
- the lon gene encoding endopeptidase La — protein MATLPVLPLTDAVLLPGMAIPVTLDPTTQAAVDAARATGDQRLLAVPRLDGEYGPVGVVATIEKVGRLPSGEPAAVVRGLARARIGSGVPGPGAALWVEAAELAEPAPAGRARELAREYRALMTSVLQQRGAWQVIDAIERMTDLSELADSAGYVSWLSLAQKTELLAAPDVTTRLELLVGWVRAHLAEQEVAEQINTDVREGLEKSQREFLLRQQLATIRKELGEDEPEGSADYRARVEAADLPAPVRDAALREVGKLERASDASPEAGWIRTWLDTVLEMPWNTRTEDNTDLVAARAVLDADHAGLTDVKDRILEYLAVRNRRVERNLGVVGGRGSGAVLALAGPPGVGKTSLGESVARALGRRFVRVSLGGVRDEAEIRGHRRTYVGALPGRIVRALREAGSMNPVVLLDEVDKLAVGYSGDPAAALLEVLDPAQNHTFRDHYLEVDLDLSDVLFLATANVVEAIPSPLLDRMELVTLDGYTEDEKVAIARDHLLPRQRERAGLTADEVTISDGVLARIAGEYTREAGVRQLERSLAKIFRKVAVTATTDPAPVHVDTGNLSRYLGRPKFSPESAERTAVPGVATGLAVTGAGGDVLFVEATSMAGEPGLTLTGQLGDVMKESAQIALSYLRSNGRRLGLDPNALAGRRIHLHVPAGAVPKDGPSAGITMVTALASLVSGRPVRPEFGMTGEVTLSGRVLPIGGVKQKLLAAHRAGLTEVIIPQRNEPDLDDLPAEVREALTVHTLADVADVLALALRPADLDADSLGGEALAAA, from the coding sequence ATGGCAACTCTCCCGGTCCTTCCCCTGACCGACGCCGTGCTGCTACCCGGCATGGCGATCCCGGTGACCCTCGACCCGACAACCCAGGCCGCCGTTGACGCGGCCCGCGCCACAGGCGACCAACGGCTGTTGGCAGTGCCCCGTCTCGACGGCGAATACGGTCCGGTCGGCGTCGTCGCCACCATCGAGAAGGTCGGCCGGCTACCCAGTGGCGAACCGGCCGCCGTCGTCCGCGGCCTCGCTCGTGCCCGCATCGGCTCGGGTGTACCCGGTCCCGGTGCGGCGCTCTGGGTCGAGGCCGCCGAACTGGCTGAGCCGGCCCCGGCCGGCAGGGCGCGGGAACTCGCCCGCGAGTACCGTGCCCTGATGACCTCGGTGCTCCAGCAGCGTGGCGCCTGGCAGGTCATCGACGCGATCGAACGGATGACCGACCTCTCCGAACTGGCCGACTCGGCCGGCTACGTGTCCTGGCTCAGCCTGGCCCAGAAGACCGAACTACTCGCCGCACCGGATGTCACCACCCGCCTGGAACTGCTCGTCGGCTGGGTCCGGGCACACCTGGCGGAGCAGGAGGTCGCAGAACAGATCAACACCGACGTGCGGGAGGGGCTGGAGAAGTCGCAGCGGGAGTTTCTGCTGCGGCAACAACTCGCCACCATCCGCAAGGAACTCGGTGAGGACGAACCCGAGGGCTCGGCCGACTACCGGGCGCGCGTCGAGGCCGCCGACCTGCCGGCGCCGGTTCGCGATGCCGCACTGCGCGAGGTCGGCAAGCTGGAACGGGCCAGCGACGCCTCCCCGGAGGCCGGCTGGATCCGGACCTGGCTCGACACCGTGCTCGAGATGCCGTGGAACACGCGTACCGAGGACAACACCGACCTCGTCGCCGCCCGCGCGGTTCTCGATGCCGACCACGCTGGCCTGACCGACGTGAAGGACCGGATCCTCGAGTACCTGGCCGTGCGGAACCGGCGTGTCGAGCGCAACCTCGGCGTTGTCGGCGGACGAGGATCAGGCGCTGTCCTCGCCCTCGCCGGCCCGCCCGGTGTCGGCAAGACCAGCCTGGGTGAGTCCGTCGCCCGGGCACTCGGCCGCCGCTTCGTCCGGGTCTCGCTCGGCGGCGTCCGCGACGAGGCGGAGATCCGCGGCCACCGACGGACCTACGTCGGAGCACTGCCAGGCCGAATCGTGCGCGCGCTGCGCGAGGCCGGCTCGATGAACCCGGTGGTGCTTCTCGACGAGGTGGACAAGCTGGCTGTCGGCTACTCCGGCGACCCGGCCGCCGCGCTGCTCGAGGTGCTCGATCCAGCGCAGAACCACACCTTCCGGGACCATTACCTGGAGGTCGATCTCGACCTGTCAGATGTGCTGTTCCTAGCCACCGCCAACGTGGTGGAGGCCATTCCCAGCCCGCTACTGGACCGGATGGAACTGGTCACCCTCGATGGCTACACCGAGGACGAGAAGGTCGCCATCGCCCGCGACCACCTGTTGCCACGGCAGCGGGAGCGGGCCGGGCTGACCGCCGATGAGGTCACCATCAGTGATGGCGTCCTGGCCCGGATCGCTGGCGAGTACACCCGGGAGGCCGGTGTCCGGCAACTTGAGCGGTCGCTGGCGAAGATCTTCCGCAAGGTCGCCGTGACAGCGACCACCGACCCCGCGCCGGTGCACGTGGACACCGGCAACCTCAGCCGGTACCTGGGCCGGCCAAAATTCAGCCCAGAGTCGGCCGAGCGGACGGCGGTGCCCGGCGTGGCCACCGGTCTGGCCGTCACCGGTGCCGGCGGTGACGTCCTCTTCGTCGAGGCGACCAGCATGGCGGGCGAACCCGGACTGACCCTCACCGGGCAGCTCGGCGACGTGATGAAGGAGTCGGCGCAGATTGCGCTCTCCTACCTGCGTTCCAACGGGCGGCGGCTTGGCTTGGACCCGAACGCCCTGGCCGGGCGGCGGATTCACCTGCACGTCCCGGCGGGAGCCGTGCCCAAGGACGGACCGAGCGCCGGCATCACCATGGTGACGGCATTGGCCTCGCTGGTCAGCGGTCGGCCGGTACGCCCCGAATTCGGGATGACCGGCGAGGTGACGCTCTCCGGACGGGTGCTGCCGATCGGTGGTGTGAAGCAGAAACTGCTCGCCGCCCATCGGGCTGGCCTGACCGAGGTGATCATCCCTCAACGCAACGAGCCGGACCTCGACGACCTGCCGGCCGAAGTGCGCGAGGCGTTGACGGTGCACACCCTCGCGGATGTCGCCGACGTGCTGGCCCTGGCACTGCGCCCGGCCGACCTCGACGCCGACTCGCTGGGCGGCGAGGCGCTCGCCGCCGCCTAG
- a CDS encoding DUF305 domain-containing protein, protein MTVRGRWVLAAVTTVALLLVVVVWWASDQDRPGRAAPTASVPSGGAGPSVIVPGRPGEAAQVRPAEEVRASATGAHNSLDVWYVRMMIPHHEQALEMSALVPDRAADPRVAALADRIRSSQAPEIGMLRAWLQARDLSLEVPGHDHSTMRGMQSPEAMRRLAGAQGAEFDRLFVQMMSDHHAGAVEMSIDLLKVGAEPVLQEFANSVAVEQNVEIGRMQELLG, encoded by the coding sequence ATGACCGTTCGAGGTAGGTGGGTCCTGGCCGCCGTCACCACGGTGGCCCTGTTGTTGGTCGTCGTGGTGTGGTGGGCCTCCGATCAGGACCGACCAGGACGTGCGGCGCCGACGGCGAGCGTGCCGAGCGGCGGTGCCGGCCCGTCGGTCATCGTGCCCGGTCGGCCGGGGGAAGCCGCCCAGGTCCGCCCCGCCGAGGAGGTGCGGGCGTCCGCCACCGGAGCGCACAACTCGCTGGATGTCTGGTACGTCCGGATGATGATCCCGCACCACGAGCAGGCGCTGGAAATGTCCGCGTTGGTCCCGGACCGAGCTGCCGACCCGCGGGTGGCGGCCCTCGCCGATCGGATCCGCTCCAGCCAGGCACCGGAGATCGGGATGTTGCGAGCCTGGCTCCAGGCGCGCGACCTGTCGTTGGAGGTTCCCGGGCACGATCACAGTACGATGCGGGGCATGCAGTCGCCGGAGGCGATGCGTCGCCTCGCCGGAGCTCAGGGCGCTGAGTTCGACCGGTTGTTCGTGCAGATGATGAGTGACCACCACGCCGGGGCCGTCGAGATGTCCATCGACTTGTTGAAGGTCGGTGCGGAGCCGGTGCTCCAGGAGTTCGCGAACTCGGTCGCCGTTGAACAAAACGTCGAGATCGGCCGGATGCAGGAGCTACTCGGCTGA
- a CDS encoding histone-like nucleoid-structuring protein Lsr2, translated as MARKVITVLTDDLDGGKADRTVEFSLDGVAYTIDVSDENAGVLRKTLDPYITAGRRIGRGGMDTSRALRRGTGTSAGIDREQNRAIREWAVKNGYKISERGRIPVEVVEAYKNR; from the coding sequence ATGGCAAGAAAAGTAATCACGGTTCTGACCGACGACCTCGACGGCGGAAAAGCCGATCGGACCGTCGAGTTCAGCCTGGACGGTGTGGCGTACACGATCGACGTCTCTGACGAGAATGCAGGCGTCCTCCGGAAGACGCTGGATCCGTACATCACTGCCGGCCGCAGGATCGGCCGCGGCGGCATGGACACGTCGCGGGCGCTGCGGCGGGGTACCGGCACCAGCGCCGGAATAGACCGGGAGCAGAACCGCGCGATCCGGGAATGGGCCGTGAAGAACGGCTACAAGATTTCCGAGCGCGGTCGCATCCCGGTGGAGGTCGTTGAGGCGTACAAGAACCGCTGA
- a CDS encoding helical backbone metal receptor, which translates to MRVVSLVPSLTEAVAATLPGALVGATDWCTHPAGLDVPRVGGSKYPDLDRVRSLRPDVVLLNVEENRREDADALVAAGIPVRVTYPRTVDGALTELADLLTDLGAPGEPEWLVAARRAWAGLTDEGPPRRVLVPVWRRPWVVLGRGTFAGDVLRRLGLSNLYAEHGERYPRPSLDELRGRAPQLVVLPDEPYRFTAGDGPKEFPGVPCALVSGRHLTWYGPSLAEAPAVLAAQLAAPVTP; encoded by the coding sequence ATGCGGGTGGTATCACTGGTGCCGTCATTGACCGAGGCGGTGGCGGCGACGCTCCCTGGGGCGTTGGTCGGCGCCACCGACTGGTGCACCCACCCGGCGGGGTTGGACGTGCCCCGGGTCGGCGGCAGCAAGTATCCTGATCTGGACCGAGTACGTTCCCTACGGCCGGACGTGGTCCTGCTCAACGTCGAGGAGAACCGACGAGAGGACGCGGATGCCCTGGTGGCGGCCGGCATACCGGTGCGAGTCACCTATCCCCGTACCGTCGATGGGGCGCTCACCGAGCTAGCCGACCTGCTGACGGACTTGGGCGCACCGGGTGAGCCGGAGTGGTTGGTAGCTGCCCGCCGCGCCTGGGCGGGGCTTACCGACGAGGGGCCGCCGCGCCGAGTCCTGGTGCCGGTCTGGCGGCGCCCCTGGGTGGTCCTGGGCCGGGGCACGTTCGCCGGTGACGTGCTACGCCGGCTGGGCCTGAGCAACCTGTACGCCGAGCACGGCGAGCGGTACCCTCGGCCGTCCCTGGACGAGCTGCGTGGACGGGCTCCGCAGCTGGTCGTGCTGCCCGATGAGCCTTACCGGTTCACGGCGGGCGATGGGCCGAAGGAGTTCCCCGGAGTCCCGTGCGCCCTGGTCTCCGGTCGACACCTGACCTGGTATGGGCCGTCGCTCGCGGAAGCGCCCGCCGTCCTGGCAGCCCAGCTGGCCGCGCCGGTCACCCCCTGA
- a CDS encoding DEAD/DEAH box helicase, whose translation MSSAPVRPDPSAEPSTDDEATAFVDLGLRDELLAALAALGYEEPTPIQREAIPPLLAGRDLLGQAATGTGKTAAFALPLLQRMSVDRPTGDPVALVLVPTRELAVQVSEAFHRYGKELGTRVLPIYGGQPIGRQLRALDSGVDVVVATPGRALDHIARGTLRLGDVGTVVLDEADEMLDMGFAEDIEAILEHAPEQRQTVLFSATMPARIDGMARAHLTDPIRILIAREQPVAGEAPRVRQSAYLVARAHKPAALGRVLDIESPTAAIVFCRSREEVDRLTETMNGRGYRAEALHGGMSQEQRDRVMGRLRAGTADLLMATDVAARGLDVEQLSHVVNYDVPSAPESYVHRIGRVGRAGREGVAITLAEPRAHRMLKTIERVTGQRITIDKIPTVADLRNRRLELTQAALRESLLEDDLEPFRVIVESLSDEFDLMEVALAAVRLAHEATLPGALDEEEEIPQVSVRPSRTSRPGPEGRGDRRSGRPRGTGTTQVFVGLGRRAGVRPQDLVGAITGETGMNGRDIGSIEIADRFSLVEVPAGLADEVITGLRGSTIKGRRATVRRDRDTDGGDRRRQRH comes from the coding sequence ATGAGTTCCGCACCCGTGAGGCCAGATCCATCTGCCGAACCGTCCACTGACGACGAGGCGACCGCCTTCGTCGACCTGGGCCTGCGCGACGAGCTACTCGCCGCGCTCGCCGCGCTCGGCTACGAGGAGCCGACGCCGATCCAGCGGGAGGCCATCCCTCCCCTGCTCGCCGGACGGGACCTCCTCGGCCAGGCCGCCACGGGTACCGGCAAGACTGCCGCGTTCGCCCTGCCGCTGCTGCAACGGATGTCGGTCGACCGACCGACCGGTGACCCGGTGGCGCTGGTGCTGGTGCCCACCCGTGAGCTGGCAGTGCAGGTCTCCGAGGCGTTCCACCGCTATGGTAAGGAACTTGGCACGCGGGTGCTGCCGATCTACGGCGGGCAGCCGATCGGTCGGCAACTACGCGCCCTGGACTCTGGGGTGGACGTCGTGGTGGCCACGCCCGGCCGAGCGCTCGACCACATCGCCCGTGGCACGCTCCGCCTGGGTGATGTCGGCACCGTGGTGCTGGACGAGGCCGACGAGATGCTGGACATGGGCTTCGCCGAGGACATCGAGGCGATCCTGGAGCACGCGCCAGAGCAGCGGCAAACCGTGCTGTTCTCGGCGACCATGCCGGCGCGAATCGACGGAATGGCCCGAGCTCACCTGACCGATCCGATCCGCATTCTCATCGCCCGGGAACAGCCGGTGGCCGGCGAGGCACCCCGGGTACGGCAGAGTGCGTACCTGGTGGCGCGGGCACACAAACCCGCCGCCCTGGGCCGGGTGTTGGACATCGAATCCCCTACCGCAGCGATCGTCTTCTGTCGCAGCCGGGAGGAGGTCGACCGGCTCACCGAGACAATGAACGGTCGCGGTTACCGAGCCGAGGCACTGCACGGCGGGATGAGTCAGGAGCAGCGGGACCGGGTGATGGGCCGGCTGCGCGCCGGCACCGCCGATCTGTTGATGGCCACCGACGTGGCGGCGCGGGGCCTGGACGTCGAGCAGCTCAGCCACGTCGTCAACTACGACGTCCCGTCCGCACCCGAATCGTACGTACACCGGATCGGCCGGGTGGGGCGGGCTGGCCGGGAGGGCGTGGCTATCACCCTCGCCGAGCCACGGGCACATCGGATGCTGAAGACCATCGAACGGGTCACCGGCCAACGGATCACCATCGACAAGATCCCCACGGTGGCGGACCTGCGCAATCGTCGGTTGGAACTCACCCAGGCAGCGCTTCGGGAGAGCCTGCTGGAGGACGACCTGGAGCCGTTCCGGGTGATCGTCGAGTCGCTGAGCGACGAGTTCGACCTCATGGAGGTGGCCCTCGCCGCGGTACGCCTGGCCCACGAGGCGACCCTGCCGGGAGCCCTGGACGAGGAGGAGGAGATCCCGCAGGTCTCGGTCCGCCCGTCCCGGACCAGCCGGCCGGGACCCGAGGGCCGAGGCGACCGCCGGTCGGGCCGACCCCGGGGAACGGGCACCACACAGGTTTTCGTCGGGCTGGGCCGGCGTGCCGGAGTCCGACCGCAGGACCTGGTCGGCGCGATCACCGGCGAGACCGGCATGAACGGACGGGACATCGGCTCGATCGAGATCGCAGACCGCTTCTCGCTGGTGGAGGTGCCGGCTGGGCTGGCTGACGAGGTGATCACCGGCCTGCGCGGCAGCACCATCAAGGGCCGCCGGGCGACCGTTCGCCGCGACCGTGACACCGACGGCGGTGACCGCCGCCGGCAGCGCCACTGA
- a CDS encoding DoxX family membrane protein, translated as MKTMSATTKRNAAETTALSAGNPNRAETGQGRAARYVLAGTRLALGWIFLWAFLDKLFGLGRATETDNAWINGGSPTKGFLTFGATGPFQGIYNDIAGAAWADWLFMIGLAGIGVALLLGIGIRVAAVTGGLLMVLMWTAVLPPSNNPFMDDHLIYAAVLAVIALLNAGDTWGFGRAWARIPAVGRMPWLR; from the coding sequence GTGAAGACGATGAGCGCAACGACCAAGCGGAACGCCGCCGAGACAACCGCCTTGTCGGCCGGGAACCCGAACCGGGCCGAGACCGGGCAGGGACGTGCCGCCCGTTACGTGCTGGCCGGTACCCGCCTGGCCCTCGGCTGGATCTTCCTCTGGGCTTTCCTCGACAAACTGTTCGGGCTGGGGCGGGCGACCGAGACCGACAATGCCTGGATCAACGGTGGCAGCCCGACGAAGGGCTTCCTGACCTTCGGTGCGACCGGCCCGTTCCAGGGCATCTACAACGACATCGCCGGCGCGGCCTGGGCCGACTGGCTCTTCATGATCGGCTTGGCCGGGATCGGTGTCGCCCTGCTGCTCGGCATCGGCATCCGGGTCGCTGCCGTGACCGGCGGACTACTCATGGTCTTGATGTGGACGGCCGTCCTACCACCGTCGAACAACCCGTTCATGGACGACCACCTGATCTACGCCGCGGTGCTGGCGGTCATCGCACTGCTCAACGCGGGTGACACCTGGGGCTTCGGTCGAGCCTGGGCCCGAATCCCGGCGGTAGGGCGGATGCCCTGGCTCCGTTGA
- a CDS encoding MerR family transcriptional regulator produces MLRHYDSIGLLRPVAVDARSGYRYYTADQLRRLNRVIALKDLGFTLAQVQTVLDDALDVEELRGMLRLRRAQLEAQVAADTARLASIEARLRAIESEGQMATHDVVLKELPPLRVAELTGVAASYEPADIGPAIQPLYPELFRRLTSADTSPTGPTLAYYEPADDGEKIVVHAALEVAVSPDRAWDLAVVDLPAVPAAATVIHRGPMDEVAGTLQLLARWIEENGWRADGFPRELYVEYCADDPAAGVTELQQPVTRA; encoded by the coding sequence ATGCTGCGGCACTACGACAGCATCGGTCTGCTCCGGCCGGTCGCCGTCGACGCACGTAGCGGGTACCGGTACTACACAGCCGACCAACTGCGCCGGCTCAACCGGGTGATCGCGCTCAAGGACCTCGGTTTCACCCTGGCCCAGGTACAGACGGTCCTCGACGACGCGCTCGACGTCGAGGAACTGCGCGGCATGCTGCGGTTGCGTCGTGCCCAGTTGGAGGCGCAAGTCGCGGCGGACACCGCCCGGTTGGCCAGCATCGAGGCGAGGCTCCGGGCGATTGAGAGCGAGGGGCAGATGGCCACGCACGACGTCGTACTCAAGGAGCTGCCGCCGCTCCGTGTGGCGGAGCTGACGGGGGTGGCGGCCAGCTACGAGCCCGCCGACATCGGTCCGGCGATCCAGCCGCTCTACCCGGAACTGTTCCGGCGGCTGACGTCGGCGGACACGTCGCCGACCGGACCCACCCTGGCGTACTACGAACCGGCCGACGACGGGGAGAAGATCGTGGTGCATGCCGCCCTGGAAGTCGCGGTCAGCCCAGACCGGGCGTGGGACCTCGCGGTCGTCGACCTGCCGGCGGTGCCGGCAGCGGCCACGGTCATCCATCGTGGGCCGATGGATGAGGTAGCGGGCACCCTGCAGCTGCTGGCCCGGTGGATCGAGGAGAACGGCTGGCGGGCCGATGGTTTCCCCCGCGAGCTGTATGTGGAGTACTGCGCCGATGATCCCGCTGCCGGGGTGACGGAGCTTCAGCAGCCGGTGACCCGGGCCTGA